Within the Tautonia marina genome, the region CTTGCGTTACCGGGTCGATCTGCCGAGCGATGACGGGGGCCTCATCGCTCGGGCCTTGAAGGCCGCCGACGCGCAATTCTCCGACGATCGGGTCCAGATCGACGCGAAGTTGTTCAACCCGGCCCGGGTCATCAAGCTGTATGGCTCGATGGCTCGCAAGGGGGACTCGACGCCGAACCGGCCCCATCGGTGGACCGCTGTTTTTGAAGGCCCGACGAGCCGGGGTGATTTTCACGTCGTCCCCCGGGAGTTGCTCGAAGCGCTGGCGTCGGAGGCCCCGTCGCCCGCTGATCGGGAATCGAACGTCTGGAGCATGACCGCCGGGACCGGCGCGGCCGATCGTGCCCGATCCTATATCTTTGCCCCCGGCTTCCCGGACGCGGTCGAAGGGGAGAACGGACACGGACGGCTCTATCACGTCGCTTGCGTGCTCGTCGATGGGTTCGGACTGTCCGAGGCCGACGCCTACCCGATTTTCGCGGAGTGGAACGAGGCGAAGGCCAGGCCGCCCGAGTCGGAGAAGCAGTTGCGCCACAAGCTGGCCGACGCGGTGAAGAACCATCCAAGCCCGTCCTGCAAGCTCCTGAACGCCCCGAGGCCGGATCGGGAGGGATCGGATTCGGGTCGAGAGGGCGAGAGCACCGGCCAATCAGGGGGGCCGGAGATCGCCTATCAGCGCCTCGAAGTGAACCAGTGCGTCATGGCGGTCGATCGCCCCGGGGCACCGAATTATGGATTCGTGCTCTCCGACGATTGGGATTGGGCCACCGTCGTCTTCCGGCCCGGTGAGGAAGGCGAGGCGGAGGTCCGCATCCATAAATCGGATCTCCGCTTGCAGGACGGGACACCCCTCGAACTCGGCGACGAGGGCGCCCAACCGGAATTGCTCACGACCTGCATGGCCGACATCAAGGCCGAGCCGGTCAAGTTCCTCGTCCCCGTCGTGATCCCGAGGGGGAAGCTGGTCACGGCCGCCGGGCTCGGCGGGGCCGGCAAGGGGATGTTCTGGTCGGCCCTCGTCGCGGACCTGACGCAAGGCCGCCCGACGCTCGGCCTAGACTACGACCCGCCCCCGCCCTGCGACGTGCTCTTGCTGGGCTGCGAGGATGGCTCGGCCGACACGATCAAGCCGCGACTGCTCGCCAACGATGCCGACGTACGGCGGGTCCACACGCTCGACGGGGTGAAGGACGCGAAGGGGAACTCGGCCCCGTTCTCCCTGGCCCAACTGGCGCCGCTCGACGCCTACCTGGCACGTCGGCCCGAGGTGAAGCTGGTCATCATCGACCCGATCACCGGCTACATCGGCGCGGCGGGAATCCGGGACCATCACGACGCGGAACTACGCTCGATCCTCGAACCGCTGGCCAAGCTGGCGAACGATCGCGGGGTGACGATCCTGACCGTCAAGCACCTGAACAAGGACGAGGCGAAGACGGTCGCCAGCCGGGTCGGCGGCTCGATCGCCTACGTCAACGTCCCCCGCGCCTGCTTCGCCATCGCCAGCGACCCCGCAGACGACTCTCGGCGCGTGCTGGCCCCGTTCAAGTGGAACCTGAACGTCCCCCGGCCGTCGTCGATCGGGTGGACCCTGGAATCTCCCCCTCCCGATCAGGTGGCCGCGATCCTGGCCGAATCCGACCACCTGAGCGAGGCCGACCGCGACGAACTCGGACGCCAGCTCTTCCGCCTGAACTGGTCGGGGCCCGTCGACATCTCCGCCGACGACCTGTTGCAGACCGCCGCCCGATCCGGCAAGGCGAAGAATCAAGGCGAGATCGACCGCGCCGCCGATTGGCTCCGCGAACGGTTGAAGGACGGGCCGGCGAGTTCCATCACCTGCGCGAGGGAAGGCGACGAGGCCATCGGTCGAGCCTTCCCCGAGCCAGGCCCCGAGCTGATCGGTGACGAACTGAACAAGCAAGTCCTCGGGCGCGTGAAATGGTGGCGCGAGACG harbors:
- a CDS encoding AAA family ATPase; translation: MNTPPLHVAEPSPENIAAWLRPLVEPGSVIELRVLGVIDNPNYPAFTVAGYFDSDHLDPLAKVALAWTPKAEGVYVTINPLVPDMLALASNRVKRKPKTTAADEHVLHRIGLVFDADPRRSPSGISSSDEEKARAWERIIALRDDLTARGWPPPILADSGNGYHLRYRVDLPSDDGGLIARALKAADAQFSDDRVQIDAKLFNPARVIKLYGSMARKGDSTPNRPHRWTAVFEGPTSRGDFHVVPRELLEALASEAPSPADRESNVWSMTAGTGAADRARSYIFAPGFPDAVEGENGHGRLYHVACVLVDGFGLSEADAYPIFAEWNEAKARPPESEKQLRHKLADAVKNHPSPSCKLLNAPRPDREGSDSGREGESTGQSGGPEIAYQRLEVNQCVMAVDRPGAPNYGFVLSDDWDWATVVFRPGEEGEAEVRIHKSDLRLQDGTPLELGDEGAQPELLTTCMADIKAEPVKFLVPVVIPRGKLVTAAGLGGAGKGMFWSALVADLTQGRPTLGLDYDPPPPCDVLLLGCEDGSADTIKPRLLANDADVRRVHTLDGVKDAKGNSAPFSLAQLAPLDAYLARRPEVKLVIIDPITGYIGAAGIRDHHDAELRSILEPLAKLANDRGVTILTVKHLNKDEAKTVASRVGGSIAYVNVPRACFAIASDPADDSRRVLAPFKWNLNVPRPSSIGWTLESPPPDQVAAILAESDHLSEADRDELGRQLFRLNWSGPVDISADDLLQTAARSGKAKNQGEIDRAADWLRERLKDGPASSITCAREGDEAIGRAFPEPGPELIGDELNKQVLGRVKWWRETILKKRLGGESKRAGFNGPYFFRLPNSPWPPSPEAILEAERVNEAAMPSGLEALHSGPDDARIWTMQATGTPVEAVEAVEGPLWDEDTTNRLPRAEIARTGHSALSVVAPDDSPDTRPRGSHPVEAAPLKGDSTASTDSTGDPLPASEG